TGTCAACGATGATCACCGGGCCGAGTTGCGGAACGATTGCATCGAGTAGCGATTTCAGGCCTTTGAGGTCAGGATTGTAGGTGACGATAATGCCGCTGACTTCTGGCTGGCGTTCAATCTGCATTTCAAACCCATGGTTCGCTATCTGGTGCGATCGCGCTACAAAAAATGTTATCTGTTGGAAGCAAAACGACTGAGCCCTCGGCGCGGTCGACTTGTCCAGGCATTGCCGCGAAATGTCTGTCCCAAAGATGAGCGAACCGCATCCCGCGCTTGTGCTGAAAACGGTTCTGTTTGTCCAGTACATTATTTTCCGCGTTCTGTTCTTCTCCGAAACCTATGATGCGCAAGCTGGCCAAACCGGGATCGATCTGCTTCGCCCGCAGATTGTCGACGGACAAATTCTCGACGTTTTCGATTGGCGTACGCCAAACAATACTTCGGAATGATTAGTACCGCGGCTCGAATGCTTTAGTCAGCAATTGAAAAGAATGTTATTCTTGTCGGCATTCGCGATGAGTCAACGACCATCTTGATCCAAGGCCGTTAACGGGGGACCTATGGAGGATGTCAGGAAATGGTTGAACAAGCTGAAGCTTGATCACTTCGCCGATGCGTTCGCGGAATCGCAGGTCGACTTTGATAGTCTCCCCCTCCTCTCGGACAGTGACCTGCAGAGCATGCGGATTCCGCTCGGCCCCAGAAAAAAGATCCTCGCGGGTATCGCGCGATTGGTCGAAGAAGGCAGTGGCGAACTGTCCCAAATTTCGGGCGAGCGCCGTCCGTTGACCATTCTATTCTGCGATCTGGTCGATTCAACCGAATATGCGGTTCTGCTTGATCCGGAAGATTTCAGCAAACTGACGCGAGACTATCTGCGGCAGTGCAACAATGCGGTGAGACGGCACAACGGCATTGCGGCCAACTATATCGGCGACGCTTTCCAGGCGTTGTTCGGTTACCCGATCGCTGAAGAAGACGACGCGGAGCACGCACTTGCCCTGGCCTTCGATATTCTGAGGCTCGTACCCGAGATTCCGGTGGCGGCAGGACCGCCTTTAAGGGTCCGGATAGGAATAGCCAGCGGCCTCGTGGTTGTGGGGGATTTTCTCGGAGCGCCTGCGGGCGTGTCTACCGTCGCTTTAGGATCGATACCCAACCTTGCACAGCGGCTCCAGACAATGGCGCAGCCGCAAACGATCTTGACGGATCAACAGACTCACGACAATGCCGCCGGCGCATTCGAATTCATTGATCATGGCCCGCAAACACTTAAAGGTTTTTCCAAGCAGATACACGTCTGGCAAGCCGAAAAAGAGCGGATTCTGGAGAACCGCTTCGCCAAACGAACGCAATTGACGGAACTTGTTGGCCGCCGCAATGAAATGTCGCAGGTGCTCGAACTCTGGCGAGATGTAGCTTCTGAAAACCGCGGTCAGGCAGCACTTGTTTTGGGCGAAGCCGGTATCGGCAAGTCGCGCCTCATTTTCGAAGCTCAGCGTCGCATGCCACAATGTACATATTTGACGCTGCAGTGTTCGGCCGCGTACTCCAACAGTGCCCTGTTCCCATTTCTCACATTGCTCAAACGCTACGCCGGAATTCACGGCGACGATCCTGCGCACCGTCTGGAAAAACTCGAGGCCATTCTCGCTCTGAGCGACGTTCCCCTCGCCGAATCCCTGCCCATATTTGCGGGGTTGCTTTCCATCGACCAACGGCGTTACCCACCGTCTGAACTGACGGCCCCCCGGCAGCGCAGTGTTTCGCATCGCATAATCATCGACTGGCTCCATCACGTATCGCGTATCAACCGCGTCCTGTTGTTGATCGAGGACGAACAATGGATCGACCCTTCTTCGAGTGATGTGCTTGAGGCGCTCCTGGAAGAGGTTGCATCGTTCCCGATGCTGATCCTCATCACAACGCGAGAGAAGACACTTTGCAGGCCCCCGAAAGTGGAGAACCTGCACGAGATCGCACTCAAGCGGTTAAGCGACTACGAAGCTCATATACTCGTCAGCAATGTCAGCGGCGGCAAACCCCTGGCGAGCGAAATTCAAACCTCTGTCCTGAACAGAGCCGAGGGCGTTCCTCTCTACGTCGAAGAATTGGCGCGGGCAGCTCTGGAGACCGGCGGTCCACTCTTTCCTTCCGAGTCGGAGGTGCGGGAGCAGTCCGTCGGGGTTCCGAATTCGCTGCAATCTTCGCTGTTGTCACGTCTCGACAAACTTGGCCCCGGCAAGATGATCGCCCAAACCGCTGCGGTCATTGGACGTGAATTCGATCTCAAGTTGCTAAGCCGGCTTAGCGGTCTGTCGGCTCGCTCCTTGAATGCCGCATTGCGTCACCTTGTCGAATCCGGGTTGTTCGCACCCCAACCCGACCGGAAGAGCTACGTATTTACACATGCGCTGCTCCAGGAAGCCGCGCGCGACACGCTGTTGCGGGAACGCTGCCGGCAACTTCATGGCAAAGTTGCGGAGGCTATTCAGAAGATCTATCCCAAACTGGCAGCCGAACACCCCGAGCTCTTGGCACAGCACTATTCGGAGGCCGGCGAGTTCGAAAAGGCAGCTGACTGCTGGCTGGCTGCTGGTCTCAACGTTGGCAAGACCTGGGCCAAAGTAGAAGCCGCGAACATGTTTGCACATGGCGTAGAATGCCTGCAGAAGCTTCCGGCTACGCTTGAGCGCAAAGAGAAGGAGTTGCGGCTTTGGCTGGAGATTGGCGACGTGCACTACGCGACATTTGGGTATGTCACGCGCGAAGGCAGCGATGCATACCGAAACGCCATGCAGTTGAGTGACGAGCTCGGCGATACGGAGTCGCCTGTCCGGGCGCTCGACGGGCTCTTCGGCACGGCCTTCAACTCTGCGCACTTTGCCGATGCCGAATGGGCAAGTGACCGGTTGCTCGACATTGGCAGTAAACGCGACCATATCAAGGCCCGGGTACTGGGACTGCAGTTCAAGGGCATGAGTCTGTTTGCTCAAGGTAATCTGAAAGGTGCCCGCGACTATCTCGAACGTTCGCTTGGGTACGAAGCACATAAGGACACAATCGGCAGCGACTTTCCGAGCATGCCGATGCTTTACCTCGCCTGGACGTTGCATTTGCTCGGTGAACATCAAAGGTCAATCGACCTCTATAACGCTGCGGAACTCGATGCACGTCAGCAGTCGGCTTACAGACTTGCCGCCTGCCTTGGTAATGGTTGCATTCTGCTGGCATTGCGCAATGATGTCATCAAACTACGCGAGCTAAAGGATGAGCTCATCCCTTTGGCAAGGGAGAACGGATTTCAGCTGTGGCTGAATATGGGTTCTTTTTTCGAGGGCTGGGCCATGGTCCGCGCCGACCGCAACTTTGACGGCTTGGAAAAGATGCGTAAGACCTGCGATAACCTCGGCGATCAAGAGATCGACAAATCTTGCTATCTGGGGCTACTGGCCGAATGCTATCTCCAGGCCCATGCCATCGAGCAAGCATCTGACGCCGTCGACGAGGCGCTGGATCTCGTGAGCAACACCAACGAAAACTATTTCACGGCGGAGCTGCTTCGGCTGAAAGGCGAAGTGCTGCGTATGAAAAATGCACCTGGCTTTGCCGAAGCGTTGTTTAAAAAGGCCATTGCCTTTGCGCGCAAACAAGGGGCGCGGTCGTGGGAGCAGAAGGCCACCCACAGCCTGAATGAACTGCGGCGCTCGTCCGATGGCAAGATCCAGAACGATCGGCCCTCTTCACTCGCATGAGACGTCAGCGTACAGAACATGATCAGCCTGCCCATAGGTGATGTTGCTTTGATCGAAGCAAAACCTCTTGGGCATTATGCGAACGAGGTAACGCCGATTGCATTGGGCAGGTAAATCCAGCCTGAAGGTCCGCATATCCTTTGACGGAACGGGGTCCGTGAGTTTCGAATGGCCGAAGTAGGAAACGTTGCGGATCAGCATAGCCGACCCCGACGTCCCTGTCTCATCGTCTATGGCGACAAAATTTTTATCCGTCGCCTGCTCCAAACCAGGATAGTCTGATGGTGACGGCGCTGCGCCTGACATCGGAATTTCCGTTGATTTGACCGCCACATTGAACCGCACGTCGTCCCGTTGCGGAACATTGCCGTAACTGTTCAAATAGCGCCAACTCAGCCCAACTACCCGGTCGGCAATCGCTTCTGCGCCCGGCGGGCGTACAACGTCAATGGACAGGCCCTCGGGCTTCGAGTGATCGCCCTGCGCCGCCACCCCTGGTGTGGGACAGGACGTATAAAGCGGCGTGTAAGCGCACTCATCTCCCCCTGCTCCCCACAGACAATTGCTCAACACGCTCCAGTCGGAGGCGCTGATTTCGGGTGGAGCAGCCGACAGTTCATTTCCGTCGATCGGAACCATCCAGGGATGAATTTTCCCCGGGCCGGATCGGGACGCCCACTTCGTCCGGTGAGAGTTTATTTCCCGCAACTTGCGCTGCTCCGCCTTGAGCCGAAGAAACTGAGACCTTTTCGGATGTGCAATGACCGGGTCTCGTGCCACTGCATCGGCGGCAAAGCGCTGCCCCGTCGTTTGCGTCGTCAAGGTATGACACTCCGTGCAGTTTCCCGTCGGATCCTGGACCGTCATGGCGCGTTCGAGATCGACGCGATAGGTGGCGGTGTAACCGGATCCTATAACCCGGAACGGTGTTGACCTGCGCCGCGGCGCCGCGGGGAGCAAACTGCCCAGACTGAAGGCAGACGCTTTCGGATCATGATTTCCGGCAAGGTAGCCTACTCTCGCCTGCTGGATATTGGGGTTGATGACATAGGCACCTTTGTTGTCGTGGCACGCAGAGCATTGCACCTGGAATGTCGGATCGTAAAGGGCTTCTGCGGCTGCTCGGCCCTCGTTGTCGTGATAGGAATGGCCACCTGGCGGCACAAATTTCTGCGACCAGTCGAATTCGCTCCAGTCTTTTCTGCCGTCAAAGAACACGATCTCGCCTGAGCGCCTGTTGAAACCGATGATGCCGAACAGCGCAAACTTCGGATTTGATCGCTGCCAATAGGGGATGGGTTCCACCTCGAGGTGGTGGCTCGATTTGCGGCAAAGGAAAAGCCATTCCACATTGCCATTTTCGACACGGTTCAGTCTTGAGTTCAGGCCGCAGTAAGTTGCGCTTCCAGTCAGTGAAGGCTTGTCACATCGCGCAACACCGCTTGTCCATTTGACCACTTTCCCCTTGATATCGCGGTGCTCGAATTCCAGTGGATGCCCTGCCTTCCCGGGGTTGGGTTTAAGGTCGACAAGATTGCCGTCGATTTGCAAGGGTATTGTCTTGGCCGCGCCGTCCGTGCAGTCCCCGTCAGGAATCGGACCGAACACAGCGCGTGTTTCATCCCCGAACCGGGTGATCGTCTCGCCGCTCGCCGACGCCGGCTCCCAAAGGAAATGTCCATTCCAGCGCTGCACCGTCTCAGCAAAAGAAATCTTATCAAATCCGAGACTACCGCTGCTGAGCCGGTCCACGTCGCTGCCTTGGGAGTATCTCGCCAAACCCTGAGTGAGGGCGACGACCGCGGCTCCGATAATGAGGATTTGGCCGATGTGCCTCACTGGCGATTCCGATAAAGTTCAACGTGCCCGGAATTCGATCTTGCGCCCATCGGTGATGAGCGTGATTCTCGAAAATTTCCAGACACCTCCTTCCCGCCTGAACACGGGTCTAAATTCACCGGTGTAGTCGAGCACCGGCGTTTCGATATCCGAGTGTTGGAGCGTCACCGCCAAACTTGTTTTCCCCTGGATGGTGTCTGTGTCCACGGAATTGAGCAATGCGTTGCTTTGAATATGCCGTGTCTGCGTACCCAGCCGCCCAAGTTCGTCGAAGACGCCGCCGAGATATATCTCCAGCTGGCCTTTGTCGGTCCTCTTGAGAATCTGTTCCCCGGCTGCATCGCACAATTCATAGAACACATCGTCCGTAAAAAGCCCGTCCAGCTGACCGAAGTCGTGATCGTCCAGAGCCCAGTTATAGCGATGAATCAATTTCAAAATTGCCCTGGCATCCGCGGGTCCGGGGTCGCTGGGATTTATCAGCCAGTCCGCTTGCGGACGATTCTCACACGCCGGCACAGCGGCAGACCCTCCCGTTGAAGGCGCACTTCCAGCCT
This is a stretch of genomic DNA from Phyllobacterium zundukense. It encodes these proteins:
- a CDS encoding AAA family ATPase, with translation MEDVRKWLNKLKLDHFADAFAESQVDFDSLPLLSDSDLQSMRIPLGPRKKILAGIARLVEEGSGELSQISGERRPLTILFCDLVDSTEYAVLLDPEDFSKLTRDYLRQCNNAVRRHNGIAANYIGDAFQALFGYPIAEEDDAEHALALAFDILRLVPEIPVAAGPPLRVRIGIASGLVVVGDFLGAPAGVSTVALGSIPNLAQRLQTMAQPQTILTDQQTHDNAAGAFEFIDHGPQTLKGFSKQIHVWQAEKERILENRFAKRTQLTELVGRRNEMSQVLELWRDVASENRGQAALVLGEAGIGKSRLIFEAQRRMPQCTYLTLQCSAAYSNSALFPFLTLLKRYAGIHGDDPAHRLEKLEAILALSDVPLAESLPIFAGLLSIDQRRYPPSELTAPRQRSVSHRIIIDWLHHVSRINRVLLLIEDEQWIDPSSSDVLEALLEEVASFPMLILITTREKTLCRPPKVENLHEIALKRLSDYEAHILVSNVSGGKPLASEIQTSVLNRAEGVPLYVEELARAALETGGPLFPSESEVREQSVGVPNSLQSSLLSRLDKLGPGKMIAQTAAVIGREFDLKLLSRLSGLSARSLNAALRHLVESGLFAPQPDRKSYVFTHALLQEAARDTLLRERCRQLHGKVAEAIQKIYPKLAAEHPELLAQHYSEAGEFEKAADCWLAAGLNVGKTWAKVEAANMFAHGVECLQKLPATLERKEKELRLWLEIGDVHYATFGYVTREGSDAYRNAMQLSDELGDTESPVRALDGLFGTAFNSAHFADAEWASDRLLDIGSKRDHIKARVLGLQFKGMSLFAQGNLKGARDYLERSLGYEAHKDTIGSDFPSMPMLYLAWTLHLLGEHQRSIDLYNAAELDARQQSAYRLAACLGNGCILLALRNDVIKLRELKDELIPLARENGFQLWLNMGSFFEGWAMVRADRNFDGLEKMRKTCDNLGDQEIDKSCYLGLLAECYLQAHAIEQASDAVDEALDLVSNTNENYFTAELLRLKGEVLRMKNAPGFAEALFKKAIAFARKQGARSWEQKATHSLNELRRSSDGKIQNDRPSSLA
- a CDS encoding nuclear transport factor 2 family protein, which codes for MSVMDRKLFADWARMIALMIGCSLCLVVAGTAIAQTGQTKQAGSAPSTGGSAAVPACENRPQADWLINPSDPGPADARAILKLIHRYNWALDDHDFGQLDGLFTDDVFYELCDAAGEQILKRTDKGQLEIYLGGVFDELGRLGTQTRHIQSNALLNSVDTDTIQGKTSLAVTLQHSDIETPVLDYTGEFRPVFRREGGVWKFSRITLITDGRKIEFRAR